Below is a genomic region from Myxococcus fulvus.
CTGCTCGATGTCTCGCGCATGTCCAGCGGACGGCTGTCCTTGCACCGCGAGGACGTGGACCTGGAGGTGCTGGCGCGCGAGGTGAAGGCGCGCCTGACGCTCGCGGCGAGTCAGGCCGGCAGCGAGGTGTCGCTCACCACGCACGGTGACGTGAAGGGGCACTGGGACCGCGCCCGGCTGGAGCAGGTGTTGACGCACCTGCTCGCCAACGCGCTGAAGTACGGCGCGGGGCAGCCGGTGCGCGTGGAGCTGCGCGACGCGGGGGAGGACGTGGTGGTGCGCGTGGAGGACGCGGGCATCGGCATCGCCCGCGAGTACCAGTCCCACATCTTCGAGCGCTTCGGCCGCGCCGTCAGCGAGCGTCACTACGGCGGCCTGGGCCTGGGGCTCTACGTCACCCGGCAGATTGTCGAGGCCCACGGCGGCACCATCCAGGTGGCGAGCGAGCCGGAGAAGGGCAGCCACTTCGAGGTGACCCTGCCCCGGCGCGAGAGCACCTGACGTGCGTCCCGCTCCCGCTCGGCTATAAACGCCCCGGGAGGAAACAACATGTCACGCAAGGTGGCCCTCATCACCGGTGCATCGGCGGGGTTGGGTGAGCAGTTCGCGCGGCGCTTCGCTCGGGACGGACACGACGTCATCCTGGTCGCCCGCAGTGCCGAGCGCCTGGAGGCGCTCGCCGCGACGCTCCAGAAGGAGCACGGGGTGACGGCCCACGTGCTGCCCGCGGATTTGACGCGGCCGGAGGCGCCCGAGCGGCTCTTCGCGCAGGTGGCCGAGCGCGGCCTTGAGGTGGAGTTCCTCGTCAACAACGCGGGCTTCGGCTCCGCGGGCCCCTTCCTGGACCAGGACGTGAAGCGCGAGGGGGAGATGGTGGAGGTCAACTGCACCGCGCTGTTGAAGCTCACGCACCTGTTCGCCCGGCCCATGCGCGAGCGCGGCCACGGCCGCATCCTCAACGTGGCCTCCACCGCCGGCTTCCAGCCGGGGCCCTACATGGCCACGTACTACGCGACCAAGGCCTTCGTCGTGTCGCTGTCGGAGGCGCTCTCCTACGAGCTGAAGGGCACGGGCGTGACGGTGACGTGCCACTGCCCCGGCGCGACGCACACCGAGTTCGCCCAGCGCGCGGGCAACGACAAGACCCGCCTGTTCCAGCGCACCGGCGTGGCCAAGGCCCCTGACGTGGTGGAGCACGCGTACGCGAAGATGATGAGCGGGCGCGTGCTGGCCATCCACGGCGTGGCCAACGCGGTGGGGGCCTTCATGGTGCGCCTGAGCCCGCGCGCCGCCGTGCGCGCCATGGTCGCCGGGCTCAACCAGCAGGGCTGAGCGTCTGATGTGGACCGGGCCGTGAGCCCCTCGGTTCGAGGAGGCGTCACGGCCCGGCGCGCGACCTGGCTTCAGTTGAAGGTCGCGGTGAACAGCAGCGAGAAGTGGGTGACGTTCCAGTCGTCGTTGCCGCCGCTGCGGATGCGGCCCAGCGCCAGCTCGGCGCCGATGCCCACGCCCCAGTTGTCGCTCACCCACCACTCCTTGCCCAGGCCCAGGTGCAGGCCCACGCCGGTGTCGGTCTCCGCCTCCGTCTCACCGC
It encodes:
- a CDS encoding SDR family NAD(P)-dependent oxidoreductase, whose protein sequence is MSRKVALITGASAGLGEQFARRFARDGHDVILVARSAERLEALAATLQKEHGVTAHVLPADLTRPEAPERLFAQVAERGLEVEFLVNNAGFGSAGPFLDQDVKREGEMVEVNCTALLKLTHLFARPMRERGHGRILNVASTAGFQPGPYMATYYATKAFVVSLSEALSYELKGTGVTVTCHCPGATHTEFAQRAGNDKTRLFQRTGVAKAPDVVEHAYAKMMSGRVLAIHGVANAVGAFMVRLSPRAAVRAMVAGLNQQG